In Sneathia sanguinegens, the following are encoded in one genomic region:
- a CDS encoding FHA domain-containing protein, translated as MMNVFILNKLRRILKKNENNYLVKNIKNNQKDFKTEITVICIILIIGFLYAILSQKIKNSIILVIMLLTLYNTMFILTLNKKIIKFINQEISLQNAILKKNRLEMLNKKNAINRLILLDEMGNDKCVYELNKSEYIIGKNSKSCFVDIDLSGTFNEELVSRRQARIFKKENSFYITDEGSRNGTDLIKMNNRKINLRAFKEEKILIGDIISISGIKILVN; from the coding sequence ATGATGAATGTTTTTATCTTGAATAAATTAAGAAGAATATTAAAAAAAAATGAAAATAATTATTTAGTTAAAAATATTAAAAATAATCAGAAAGACTTTAAAACGGAAATTACAGTGATCTGTATAATATTGATTATAGGCTTTTTGTATGCCATTTTATCACAAAAAATAAAAAATTCAATTATTTTAGTAATAATGCTTTTAACACTGTATAATACAATGTTTATACTAACTTTGAATAAAAAAATTATTAAATTTATTAATCAAGAAATTAGTCTACAAAATGCAATTTTGAAAAAAAATAGATTAGAAATGTTAAATAAAAAAAATGCAATAAATAGATTAATTCTTTTAGATGAGATGGGTAACGACAAATGTGTTTATGAACTTAACAAATCGGAATATATAATTGGGAAAAATTCTAAAAGTTGTTTTGTTGATATTGATTTATCAGGTACCTTTAATGAAGAACTTGTAAGTCGAAGACAAGCAAGAATATTTAAAAAAGAAAATTCTTTTTATATAACAGATGAAGGTTCTAGAAATGGAACAGATTTAATAAAAATGAATAATAGAAAAATTAATTTAAGAGCTTTTAAGGAAGAAAAAATATTAATTGGAGATATTATTAGTATTAGTGGAATAAAAATTCTTGTAAATTGA
- a CDS encoding protein kinase domain-containing protein → MEVIANDKIIKISNLKIYENYIVKEYYNRYKFVKVIAENEISINKKLKKLGLVYVPKLLSIKQNDKFIKLYFEKIEGRTLGNVKFVYMKFEEKYRLFFKILNLIKLLHMNNIVHNDLKMSNIILNYDKEIYLIDFALSTLKDEANCKYDLQDLTAIAEKIFEKKVIISANTIHGYIKKVNEIKYYLSNS, encoded by the coding sequence ATGGAAGTGATAGCTAATGATAAAATAATAAAAATTTCAAATTTAAAGATATATGAAAATTACATAGTGAAAGAATACTATAATCGATATAAATTTGTAAAAGTAATAGCAGAAAATGAGATTAGTATAAATAAAAAATTAAAGAAATTAGGTTTAGTATATGTACCAAAATTATTATCTATTAAACAAAATGACAAATTTATAAAATTATACTTTGAAAAAATCGAAGGTAGAACTTTAGGAAATGTGAAATTCGTGTATATGAAATTCGAAGAAAAATATAGATTATTTTTCAAAATTTTAAATTTAATAAAGCTATTACACATGAATAATATAGTACATAATGATTTAAAAATGTCAAATATTATTCTTAATTATGATAAGGAAATATATTTAATTGATTTTGCTTTATCAACTTTAAAAGATGAGGCTAATTGTAAATATGATTTACAGGATTTAACAGCTATTGCTGAAAAAATTTTTGAAAAAAAGGTTATAATATCTGCAAATACTATACATGGCTATATAAAAAAAGTAAATGAAATTAAGTATTATCTTTCAAATAGTTAG
- a CDS encoding FHA domain-containing protein: MKLDRCEKGHFYDISKVKKCPYCEMKKNNEINFEDSEIDIETIAYIPLKIDPVVGWLVCIEGFEKGKDYRLTNKRNFVGSSTDLDVCILGDKKIEKKNNFVITYNEKQKVFVISPGETGNLVYVNKKAIYETTKLDSYSLIEIGDTKLVFVNFCGDNFTWQV; the protein is encoded by the coding sequence ATGAAATTAGATAGATGTGAAAAAGGTCATTTTTATGACATTTCTAAAGTGAAAAAATGTCCATATTGTGAAATGAAAAAAAATAATGAAATAAATTTTGAAGATTCTGAAATAGATATAGAAACAATAGCATATATACCTTTGAAAATAGATCCGGTTGTGGGTTGGCTAGTTTGTATTGAAGGCTTTGAAAAAGGAAAAGACTATAGATTAACAAATAAAAGAAATTTTGTTGGAAGTAGTACAGATTTAGATGTTTGTATACTTGGAGATAAAAAAATAGAAAAAAAGAATAATTTTGTAATAACATACAATGAAAAGCAAAAAGTTTTTGTGATTTCTCCAGGAGAAACAGGAAATTTAGTCTATGTAAATAAAAAGGCAATTTATGAAACAACTAAACTAGATTCATATAGTCTTATAGAAATAGGAGATACAAAGCTAGTATTTGTAAATTTTTGTGGAGATAATTTCACATGGCAGGTTTAA